TTTGTGCTTCTAATTCCGCTTCTTCGCCAAGCCCCAAAACGTTAGCAGAAATTTTAAATAGACAAAATATGAATAAATTAATGAATTTAAATTACATACGATTAGCATCGATAATTGTTGCATCTACAATATGTGTAAGTTGTAGTGTTCTTGCCCCAAAGATTTTAGAATCTAAATCGGTGCCTGAAGTTGACAAAACAAGAGAAGTGAAAATATTGACTGCCTTTTTCGGTTTAGACAATGGCTTGACTCGACGAGCAAATATTATATACAGTAAAGCTTATGGTAAAGATGGAATGCCTTTAGTGTTTTCACACGAGTTAGACCCAAAAACTATTCAAGGTTCAGACTTTGAGGTAACTACAAAAAATGGTACAGTTCACATCGTGGAAGCAGCGAGCTTACAACCCGCCAATGAGGAATTTGAATTGAGAACGGTTTTATTGATAGGAGAATATGGAAGTTATCCCGACAATCAACCTGTTTCTGTAAAAGTTATTGGCGACTTAATGACGAGAACGGGTGATAATTATAAAGGACAAAGTATAACTGTAATTCCATTAGAAGAAGGACCGATTTTAAGCTACGCTGAATATTTTACCTTAGACGAAGATTACCCTTTCGTAGAAAAAGGAAGAGGATGTGATTGTCCAAAAGAAGAAACAAAAATGGTAGTAAAATTAGTTTGGTCTGGTGGCGTAAGAGCTATAAATGGCAAAGAACTTGGAGACAATGAACTAAAAGATTTTACAATTACTTTAGTTGGCGGTTTGGATACAATGAAGGTACATCCTTTCAAATTGGCAGATTTAGGCGATAATGAAAACAACATTGACCTTTGTTTGAAACAGAAGGGAATACCAATTCTTGTGGAGGTAAATGAAAACATTGCAATTGACCCAAATGATGATAAAAACCCTAAAACTAAAGTTCAGATATTTAGCAGATGGTAAAACTTCTGCTAACAGCCGTTTTGCGTAATGGCGGGTTTAGTGCTTCGTATGACAGTTTTGTGTTAAGTTCAAGTTCAGTTCTTCGATTGAAGTTTTGTGCTAAAAATCCGCCACTACGCAAAGCGGCAAAACGTTACCTGTAATAACATAAGGATCCCTATCAAAAGAAGAGAGATACTATATATGCGATGGAGTAATTGTTTATTTTTAAATATTTTTACAAATGGCTGCGAAATTAATACGATAGCCAAGAGGCATAAAAAATTCCCTGTCCCTATTCCTATAATATAAAAAATCCAATTATTCTCATAAAATTGTATCACGCCGTGGCTCTCTAAAGAAATGGTTATAGCCAGCCAGTAAGGGATTATCAATGGATTTGTTATTCCTAAGAAAAGCCCTTTTTTTATACTTCTGAGGATAGAGTACTCTTCCCGTTCTTGTTCGTTCTCTTTGTCTATTTCATAGTTTTTTTTTTTATGGAATATTATACCTGCGATGCCCATTATTATGAGGAGGATTCCTGATATAATTTTAAAATAGAAGTCAAAAAAAAGATTTGTTAAGAAATACGTTTGAAAATTTACTACCACAGAGGCATATAAGCATTCTACAAAGGTGACCGTGAGTGCAAAATATATTGCTATTGATTTATGATGTAATAAAGAATACTTGAGAGTAGTCATATTTATGCTTCCCGGGGGAATTGCTCCGAGAAAGCTCAATACAAGAGCCACTCCGAAAATAGAAAGAGAATCTGAAATCATGTGAGTTTTTTATTTTGATTATTGATTTTTTTTATATATGCTACCCCTTCTAGGAATGAAGGGTATGCTACCCCTCTTTTATGGTTACGAATAGAGATTTCACATAAAATATGTAAATGAT
Above is a window of Chitinophagaceae bacterium DNA encoding:
- a CDS encoding LysE family transporter is translated as MISDSLSIFGVALVLSFLGAIPPGSINMTTLKYSLLHHKSIAIYFALTVTFVECLYASVVVNFQTYFLTNLFFDFYFKIISGILLIIMGIAGIIFHKKKNYEIDKENEQEREEYSILRSIKKGLFLGITNPLIIPYWLAITISLESHGVIQFYENNWIFYIIGIGTGNFLCLLAIVLISQPFVKIFKNKQLLHRIYSISLLLIGILMLLQVTFCRFA